The Anopheles coluzzii chromosome 2, AcolN3, whole genome shotgun sequence genome window below encodes:
- the LOC120961446 gene encoding uncharacterized protein LOC120961446, with translation MAQYYEIVQQDELKNAYQQINIDNGIQLVMGDDVQFGSQQVILSQEQPNEVQLIGGVYQTAHQIPQQQQQQQHHQQQHIQDANYLGQANTSMVADTYMQSPMATQQTQLQHQQQQQQQQQPPLQQQQQQQQQQIYYTDESTGQLVQASNILPQEPLLDPQQTLHVMQTASEQQLHQPQQQILHQQLTPPPQQQQQQQQHQSPVQQQQITHHPVVQVVQGIQRHGQQHIIIRQTDQSKSLQGGLQQTQQQHILTHQQPTQVILQSQGTSQLIQRQQQQQQQPQQQQQTDQSNAQHIIYDQISLQSQQQPQQQQQQIVSLSTIHQTGGGPVQQQQQQQPQQQQQQQQQQQQQQQHHQQPKPSQPQITQIQLQQLPQQQQQRVFSKGALTLTAQQHQQLFPQQQLHPGAPRHCILLTKTGNQQHIGGTQIVLNQQQQQQQQPIQMQSNVVQQSAMLTTQQQQPVQQQQQQQALKQDGQQQQQQTQTTVAAVQLAQSAVPKGGAADTLLRPRLTRPRGAKPAAPRQPRSNMATVNAVQMRGPRPPTTTQIITTQIRAPAQVATSVSGGTVNAQQSAQQTAVYQGITARNVMVGNTRAKLLTINRTPQAGGLATYQNPPPRLTVMHRTNPGPTSGQTSIPISQQQQQQQQQQQMQPQLLQVSLASIVQQPNSATGSPVTTVSTATGTAPATGGTATAVVHPYNVGKPAVVVKTEPEAATSETGSGEMIDLEDSIKAAVLPRRAGTDEVGSSGTGTLSIAGTSGPIYTIHTQQPTMQHQQQQRVATTNGLSFVTNDPNSLIHLANGQTVTSAQFRTFQEKQQQRQQEAFRGGFSQQGRGRAPQRGMMIRQRGGAVGRQMVAIQAPQAQPTMMATSAPQITLPQGPIHISAAQVLQNQGMVQPATQLQLQTGTLQQVTPTTTLRQVQTIGPQTGETEFRESARMLVILQSGEQRLITFTLPKESCTVQDLLEQVQVQYSPDSNIQCISNPGGDVDYIVTVGIGESETAEVIRQAEITLRSQFQLNNHSHQSQPMLQQQQQQQQQQQQQQQQQQQQQQQQQQLQQQQQQQQQQQQQQQTMIPQACVIQQPQTMMITLQSQQPQQQQQQQQQHVISRFADSYRQTISLGTPVSIATSSGTMQSLLQTTTPETAGPEVKQKLIKGFLAVCASCGYTGLDHAKCQRCKRIFTESPRRIPEPDKTPGAALTPGGSHPPPLVTSTPMSGPVRNKYDIYAKKQAMNTILLRSGRGGSARSGRGRGGRASVATKYPDVDPPVFTLSSDDEETSTSERSKTLYKTAVNSSSKANASSQSIKRDPLPCEPTNNEADTSAVVNDKPRLDITDVKNLPDGQITQIDCSTIRVGTLKYEANEKVTISSKGVRIVAPNVKRPTEFVSLDLQMNEMKKVLTHFSKGLNVIFLYTNISGGAYVRKHLEMDPSSDKLPCFRPEIASNDLTKRIILLVDSISEEAKSIIKNIFHPDLLEEISIRDAKELILRCSSSRSSNTSSAANALVDANGSGSNDTNDSLEIRTILIYPPGPGGITINTEDYLCLAKDQYLNDIIIDFYLNYLKLEMLDDGERQSVHIFSTFFYNRLTTLTTRQRGPPGDRGDVRLSAAQKRHARVANWTKKDNIFDKKFIVIPINEQSHWFLAIICFPGLDCPVTASNNTPAPSVSTVAKPKPKSAPRSKRNLTMQIGSTTITPVSKREIESIHLADDDMCERDEADGDESELATDAEDSDDEPSDDGRPPIKQPCILIFDSLTGASRSRVVATLRDYLTCEYRVKMPDKPAKQFNKLNMPGHCVKVPQQNNYTDCGLYLLQYVEHFFLDPILDYHLPIKQLQDWFETITVTKKREDISNLIKELIDKHDPSAPPLPSIELPTLNGKLIIDPDDSLNDAEFEEEEMEHDEEFVSAFDMTPDTDEQLSSPAKGTDGKAAETIITSSPPVKPIGSKKIINFKRLGGQSLINRSSSSGNNLQDGGTSSTEGGTTKAATSSSSSTSTTTSSSSNSSSSNNNSNSGTGNTKRLLDGNGSKLAGSQQDGSVRQKIPRLSNDSSASKVVTTQL, from the exons ATGGCACAATACTATGAGATTGTACAGCAGGACGAACTAAAGAATGCCTATCAGCAGATAAATATTGACAACGGAATTCAGCTGGTGATGGGCGACGATGTACAGTTTGGCTCACAGCAAGTGATTCTTTCGCAGGAGCAACCGAATGAAGTGCAGCTGATCGGTGGCGTCTATCAAACAGCGCACCAAattccacagcagcagcagcagcagcagcatcaccagcagcagcatataCAAGACGCAAACTATCTTGGACAGGCGAACACGTCCATGGTTGCAGACACGTACATGCAGTCGCCTATGGCCACCCAGCAAACACAGCtccagcatcagcaacagcagcaacagcagcagcaaccccctctccaacagcagcagcagcagcagcagcagcaaatttactacactgacgaAAGCACCGGGCAGCTTGTCCAGGCGTCGAATATTTTACCGCAAGAACCCTTGCTCGATCCGCAGCAAACGCTGCATGTTATGCAAACGGCTTCGGAACAGCAGCTACATCAGCCACAGCAGCAAATTCTGCACCAACAGTTGACGCCGccaccccagcagcagcaacagcagcaacaacaccaatcgcctgtacagcagcagcaaatcacGCACCATCCAGTGGTTCAGGTTGTTCAGGGAATACAGCGTCACGGCCAGCAGCACATCATAATCCGGCAAACGGATCAATCAAAGTCCCTGCAAGGGGGCTTGCAGCagacccagcagcagcacatacTCACCCACCAGCAGCCCACCCAGGTGATACTTCAATCCCAGGGCACGTCACAGCTGAtccaacggcagcagcaacagcagcagcagccacaacagcagcaacaaactgACCAGTCCAACGCGCAACACATTATATACGATCAGATTTCTTTGCAATCCCAACAGCaaccacaacagcagcagcagcagatcgttTCACTGTCGACGATTCATCAAACAGGAGGTGGTCCcgttcagcagcaacaacagcagcagccacaacagcagcagcagcagcagcagcagcagcagcagcagcagcagcatcatcagcagccgAAGCCTTCCCAGCCACAAATTACACAGATTCAACTGCAACAACTaccccaacagcagcagcaacgtgtGTTTAGCAAAGGCGCTTTAACGCTCACTgcgcagcaacatcagcagctgttcccgcagcagcagctccatcCAGGTGCACCCCGTCACTGTATTCTACTAACGAAAACGGGCAATCAGCAACACATTGGCGGTACACAGATTGTGCtcaatcagcagcagcagcagcagcagcaaccgattCAGATGCAAAGCAACGTGGTACAGCAATCGGCCATGCTTACcacccagcagcaacaacccgttcagcagcagcagcagcagcaggcgctgAAACAGGAtggacagcaacagcagcagcagacgcaaACCACGGTCGCGGCAGTACAGCTGGCCCAATCCGCTGTGCCGAAAGGGGGCGCTGCCGACACGCTGCTTCGCCCCCGATTGACGCGCCCACGTGGGGCGAAACCGGCTGCCCCTCGGCAACCGCGCTCCAACATGGCCACGGTGAACGCGGTACAGATGCGCGGTCCACGACCACCGACGACGACCCAGATCATTACGACACAGATACGCGCACCGGCCCAGGTCGCGACGTCGGTTAGCGGTGGGACAGTGAACGCACAGCAGTCGGCACAGCAAACCGCCGTTTATCAAGGCATCACCGCACGGAACGTAATGGTTGGGAATACGCGCGCCAAGCTCCTGACGATTAACCGAACACCGCAGGCGGGGGGGCTTGCCACGTACCAAAACCCACCGCCTCGGCTAACGGTCATGCATCGTACCAACCCGGGCCCAACGTCGGGACAAACTTCTATTcccatttctcaacagcagcagcagcaacagcagcagcaacaaatgcAACCACAATTGCTACAGGTCAGCTTGGCATCGATCGTGCAGCAACCGAACAGTGCAACTGGCTCGCCAGTGACAACAGTGTCGACCGCGACCGGCACAGCACCGGCAACGGGCGGGACAGCCACTGCGGTCGTCCATCCGTACAATGTGGGCAaaccggcggtggtggtgaaaacGGAACCGGAAGCTGCTACATCTGAGACCGGCTCGGGTGAGATGATCGACCTGGAGGATAGCATTAAGGCTGCTGTACTGCCCCGGCGGGCCGGCACTGATGAGGTTGGTTCGAGCGGCACCGGAACTCTCTCCATTGCCGGAACGTCCGGGCCGATCTACACCATTCACACCCAGCAGCCGACaatgcagcaccagcagcagcaacgggtcGCCACCACCAACGGTCTGTCCTTTGTTACGAACGATCCGAACAGTTTGATTCACCTCGCCAACGGTCAAACGGTGACGTCGGCACAGTTTCGCACATTCCAagagaagcagcaacagcggcagCAGGAGGCCTTCCGGGGCGGCTTCAGCCAGCAGGGTCGCGGCCGTGCCCCGCAGCGTGGCATGATGATCCGCCAGCGGGGTGGAGCCGTCGGCCGCCAGATGGTAGCGATACAGGCGCCTCAAGCGCAGCCGACAATGATGGCAACGTCCGCGCCGCAGATTACGCTTCCGCAGGGCCCGATCCACATCTCCGCGGCGCAGGTGCTGCAGAATCAGGGCATGGTGCAGCCGGCCACCCAGCTGCAACTGCAAACCGGCACGCTGCAGCAGGTGACGCCCACCACTACCCTCCGGCAGGTGCAAACGATCGGGCCGCAGACGGGCGAGACGGAGTTTCGCGAGAGCGCCCGGATGCTGGTTATCCTGCAGAGTGGCGAGCAGCGGCTGATCACGTTCACCCTGCCGAAGGAAAGCTGCACCGTGCAGGATCTGCTCGAGCAGGTGCAGGTGCAGTACTCGCCGGACAGCAACATACAGTGCATCTCGAACCCGGGCGGTGACGTCGACTACATCGTCACGGTTGGCATTGGCGAATCGGAAACGGCGGAAGTGATCCGGCAGGCGGAAATTACGCTTCGCAGCCAGTTCCAGCTGAACAATCATTCGCATCAGTCGCAACCtatgttgcagcagcagcagcagcagcagcagcagcaacaacaacagcagcagcagcaacagcagcaacagcagcagcaacaacagttgcaacagcagcagcaacaacagcagcagcagcaacagcaacaacagacGATGATTCCACAAGCATGCGTTATTCAGCAGCCGCAAACAATGATGATTACCTTGCAATCACAGcaaccacagcagcaacagcagcagcagcagcagcatgtgaTATCACGGTTTGCCGACTCGTACCGGCAAACGATATCGCTCGGCACACCGGTATCGATCGCTACCTCATCCGGCACGATGCAATCGCTGCTGCAAACGACCACGCCGGAAACCGCCGGCCCAGAGGTGAAGCAAAAGCTGATCAAAGGCTTCCTGGCGGTGTGTGCCTCCTGCGGCTACACCGGGCTGGATCATGCCAAATGCCAGCGGTGCAAGCGGATCTTTACCGAGTCACCGCGCCGCATTCCGGAGCCGGACAAGACGCCGGGTGCCGCCCTGACGCCGGGTGGCTCCCATCCACCGCCGCTCGTAACGTCCACGCCCATGAGCGGACCGGTGCGGAACAAGTACGATATCTACGCGAAGAAGCAAGCGATGAACACGATACTGTTGCGGTCCGGCCGGGGCGGCTCGGCACGGTCCGGGCGGGGCCGAGGCGGCCGGGCAAGCGTGGCTACCAAGTATCCGGACGTCGATCCGCCCGTGTTTACGCTGAGCAGCGACGACGAGGAGACGTCGACGAGCGAGCGCTCGAAAACGCTCTACAAAACAGCGGTAAATAGTTCCTCGAAG GCAAATGCTTCGTCACAGTCCATTAAGCGGGATCCGTTGCCATGTGAACCAACAAACAATGAGGCTGACACGAGCGCCGTCGTAAATG ACAAGCCTCGGTTGGACATCACGGACGTGAAGAACCTGCCCGATGGGCAGATAACACAAATAGATTGCAGCACCATACGGGTGGGCACGCTTAAGTATGAGGCGAATGAAAAG GTTACGATCTCCTCTAAGGGCGTCCGCATTGTGGCACCGAATGTGAAGCGCCCGACCGAGTTCGTCAGCTTGGATCTGCAAATGAACGAGATGAAGAAGGTGCTCACACACTTCTCGAAGGGATTGAACGTGATATTTTTGTACACGAACATTTCCGGCGGTGCGTACGTGCGCAAGCATCTCGAGATGGATCCCAGCTCGGACAAAC TGCCCTGTTTCCGCCCCGAAATTGCTTCAAACGATCTAACCAAGCGCATCATCCTGCTGGTGGACAGCATTAGCGAGGAAGCAAAGTCCATCATAAAGAACATCTTCCACCCGGATCTGCTCGAGGAGATCAGTATTCGCGATGCGAAGGAGCTGATCCTGCGCTGTTCATCGAGCCGCTCGTCCAACACGTCCAGCGCCGCGAACGCGCTGGTCGATGCGAACGGGTCCGGCTCGAACGATACGAACGATTCGCTGGAAATTCGCACGATACTGATCTATCCGCCCGGCCCGGGGGGCATTACGATCAACACGGAGGATTACCTGTGCCTGGCGAAGGATCAGTACTTGAACGACATCATCATCGACTTCTACCTGAACTACCTGAAGCTGGAAATGCTCGACGACGGGGAGCGCCAGAGTGTGCACATCTTCAGCACGTTCTTCTACAACCGGCTCACCACGCTCACGACCCGGCAGCGGGGGCCGCCCGGCGACAGGGGCGACGTGCGGTTGTCGGCGGCCCAGAAGCGGCACGCGCGCGTCGCTAACTGGACGAAGAAGGATAACATCTTCGACAAGAAGTTCATCGTCATTCCAATCAACGAGCAGTCGCACTGGTTCCTCGCCATCATCTGCTTCCCCGGGCTGGACTGCCCGGTCACGGCAAGCAACAACACACCGGCACCGAGCGTGTCGACCGTGGCGAAACCGAAGCCGAAAAGTGCACCACGCTCGAAGCGCAATCTGACGATGCAGATCGGCAGCACGACGATAACGCCCGTGTCGAAGCGCGAGATCGAATCGATCCACCTGGCGGACGATGACATGTGCGAGCGGGACGAAGCGGACGGGGACGAGAGCGAGCTGGCGACCGACGCGGAGGACAGCGACGACGAACCGTCCGACGATGGTCGACCACCGATCAAGCA GCCCTGTATTTTAATTTTCGATTCGCTGACCGGAGCGTCCAGGAGCCGGGTGGTGGCCACACTGCGCGACTACCTGACTTGCGAGTACCGGGTCAAGATGCCGGACAAGCCAGCAAAACAGTTTAACAAGCTCAACATGCCCGGCCATTGCGTGAAGGTACCGCAGCAGAACAACTATACCGACTGCGGCCTGTATCTGTTACAGTACGTGGAGCACTTTTTCCTG GATCCAATTCTGGACTACCATCTTCCGATAAAGCAGCTGCAGGATTGGTTCGAAACCATCACGGTGACGAAAAAGCGCGAAGACATTTCCAACCTCATCAAAGAGTTGATCGACAAACATGACCCCAGTGCGCCGCCGTTACCATCGATCGAGCTACCTACGCTAAATG GTAAATTGATAATCGATCCCGACGACAGCCTAAACGATGCCGAgttcgaggaggaggagatggAACACGATGAAGAGTTTGTCAGTGCGTTCGACATGACGCCCGACACGGATGAGCAGCTTTCCTCGCCGGCCAAGGGGACCGACGGAAAGGCCGCCGAAACTATCATTACCAGCAGCCCGCCCGTCAAACCGATCGGTTCGAAGAAAATCATTAACTTTAAGCGCTTAGGCGGTCAGTCGCTGATAAACCGGTCGTCGTCCAGCGGTAACAACCTGCAGGACGGTGGTACCAGCTCCACGGAGGGAGGAACAACTAAAGCGGCAacctcctcctcatcctccaCCTCCACGACcacttccagcagcagcaacagcagcagtagtaacaATAATAGTAATAGTGGGACGGGGAATACGAAACGGCTGCTGGATGGTAATGGCAGCAAGCTGGCGGGCAGCCAGCAGGACGGTAGCGTGCGGCAAAAGATACCCCGTCTCAGCAACGATAGTAGTGCGAGCAAGGTGGTAACGACACAGCTATAA
- the LOC120948284 gene encoding coiled-coil domain-containing protein 6 — MDSPCESESSLDGGAMLPPSPVSREQLQKRIESLTQQNKVLKVELETYKIRVKVIQEENRALRQASVIIQAKAEQEEEYISNTLLKKIQALKKEKETLAHHYEREEECLTNDLSRKLDQLRQEKCKLEQTLEQEQECLVNKLMRKIEKLEAETSAKQNHLEQLRREMVELENTLEQEQEALVNKLWKRMDKLEAEKRSLQIKLDQPVSDPTSPKEISHHRNENGNDTATQLTAHITNLRSEVDQLRSNLAAAEKESKEKTQQFAHEEKCIRDENKRLQRKLQQEVERREALSRHLSESESSLEFEDERLFNENVSALASQRPISPGGLTRCITCGQLVSRRASERFIKPAIPHGLNTSAPNVLSSHHSTGGGGGGNLFPLLGGGSGGSTGGGGVGAGSLNSSIGSSASNNTSSNISFTGNTSFVQPASPMDTSMCKD; from the exons ATGGACAGTCCGTGTGAGTCGGAGAGCTCACTCGACGGGGGAGCGATGCTCCCGCCGAGCCCGGTGTCGCGGGAGCAGCTGCAAAAGCGCATCGAAAGTCTCACGCAACAGAACAA GGTTCTGAAGGTAGAGCTAGAAACGTATAAAATTCGTGTAAAAGTCATCCAGGAGGAGAACCGTGCCCTGCGCCAAGCGTCAGTTATCATC CAAGCGAAAgcggagcaggaggaggagtacATCTCGAACACGCTGCTCAAGAAAATACAGGCGctgaagaaggagaaggaaacgCTGGCGCACCATTACGAGCGCGAGGAGGAGTGCCTCACGAACGATCTGTCCCGCAAGCTCGACCAGCTGCGGCAGGAAAAGTGCAAGCTGGAGCAAACGctcgagcaggagcaggagtgTTTGGTGAACAAGCTGATGCGCAAGATCGAGAAGCTCGAGGCGGAAACGTCCGCCAAGCAGAACCATCTCGAGCAGCTGCGGCGCGAGATGGTCGAGCTGGAGAACACGctcgagcaggagcaggaaGCGCTGGTGAACAAGCTGTGGAAGCGCATGGACAAGCTGGAGGCGGAAAAGCGCTCGCTGCAGATCAAGCTGGATCAGCCGGTGTCCGACCCGACCAGCCCGAA AGAGATCAGCCATCATCGCAACGAGAATGGCAACGACACGGCCACCCAGCTGACCGCACACATCACCAACCTGCGCTCGGAGGTGGACCAGCTGCGCAGCAACCTGGCGGCGGCCGAGAAGGAAAGCAAGGAAAAGACGCAACAGTTTGCGCACGAGGAGAAGTGCATACGCGATGAAAACAAGCGGCTGCAGCGCAAGCTGCAGCAGGAGGTGGAACGCCGCGAAGCCCTCTCCCGGCACCTGTCCGAGTCGGAATCGTCGCTCGAGTTCGAGGACGAGCGGCTGTTCAATGAGAACGTCTCGGCACTGGCCAGCCAGCGCCCGATCAGCCCGGGCGGGCTGACGCGCTGCATCACTTGCGGGCAGCTGGTGAGCCGGCGGGCCAGTGAGCGGTTTATCAAGCCGGCCATACCGCACGGACTGAACACGTCGGCACCGAATGTGCTTTCCTCGCATCACTccaccggcggcggcggtggtggtaatCTGTTCCCACTGCTCGGTGGCGGAAGCGGTGGCAgcaccggcggcggcggcgttggTGCCGGCTCGCTCAACAGTAGCATCGGTTCGTCCGCCTCGAACAACACTAGCAGTAATATCTCGTTCACCGGCAATACGTCCTTCGTGCAACCGGCCAGCCCAATGGATACCTCGATGTGCAAGGATTAA
- the LOC120948286 gene encoding IST1 homolog produces the protein MFSSAPNYTKLKTNLRLALNRLKLLEKKKTELAQKARKEIADYLVAGKPERARIRVEHIIREDYLVEAMEIVEMYCDLILARFGLVTQMKELDEGIEEAVSSIIWVAPRLQADVQELKLCSDIFTLKYGKPYAEQVRAAIPPHKVSDKLMHKLAIQAPPKLLVEKYLIEIAKIFNVDYEPDPLVMKDDHSSIMDGEIDGAGGGGGGVLIDLADKNNLDGGSGGASGGSGSGNRGGGGGGSGGSGGGAVTSPPNVGFVAYPPAIPQLPVVPPTVPFQYPAGPSGQHFGAASAPPPFNYNIPPNSSEKEEIKDLNINSNFLNEERGATGDASGPPPSYSSLSPDDNMQNSTKPKPQPRSKFSPELNFPPLPNVPLDLPDIPDGDENKNDNDEIDFDDLSRRFEELKRKK, from the exons ATGTTCTCCAGCGCGCCCAACTACACGAAGCTGAAGACGAACCTGCGGCTGGCGCTGAATCGGCTCAAGCTgctggagaagaaaaaaacggaactgGCCCAGAAGGCGCGGAAAGAGATCGCGGACTATCTGGTCGCGGGCAAGCCCGAACGGGCCCGCATCCGGGTCGAGCATATCATCCGCGAGGACTACCTGGTGGAGGCGATGGAGATCGTGGAAATGTACTGTGATTTGATACTGGCCCGCTTTGGGCTGGTCACGCAGATGAAGGAGCTGGACGAGGGCATCGAGGAGGCGGTGAGCAGCATCATCTGGGTGGCGCCGCGCCTGCAGGCGGACGTGCAGGAGCTGAAGCTGTGCTCGGACATATTCACGCTGAAGTACGGCAAACCGTACGCGGAGCAGGTGCGCGCCGCCATCCCGCCCCACAAGGTGTCGGACAAGCTGATGCACAAGCTGGCGATACAGGCCCCGCCGAAGCTGCTGGTGGAGAAGTATCTGATCGAGATAGCGAAGATCTTTAACGTCGACTACGAGCCGGACCCGCTCGTGATGAAGGACGACCATTCGAGCATTATGGATGGGGAGATTGACGGTgctggtggcggcggcggcggtgtgCTGATCGATCTGGCGGACAAGAACAATCTGGACGGCGGTTCCGGTGGCGCTTCCGGTGGCAGTGGATCGGGAAAccgaggtggtggtggtggtggcagtggtggcAGCGGAGGTGGTGCAGTGACCTCGCCACCGAACGTAGGCTTTGTCGCGTATCCGCCAGCCATTCCACAGCTACCCGTCGTACCGCCGACCGTTCCGTTTCAGTATCCG GCTGGCCCGAGCGGTCAACATTTCGGTGCGGCTtccgcaccaccaccgttcaATTACAACATACCGCCCAACTCGTCGGAGAAGGAAGAGATTAAGGATTTGAACATAAATTCCAACTTTCTGAACGAAGAGCGAGGCGCAACAGGCGATGCCAGCGGACCGCCACCGTCCTATTCCTCGCTCAGTCCAGATGATAACATGCAG AACTCGACCAAACCGAAACCTCAACCCCGGTCCAAGTTCTCGCCAGAGCTAAACTTCCCGCCCTTGCCGAACGTGCCGCTGGATCTGCCGGACATACCGGACGGTGATGAAAACAAGAACGATAACGATGAGATCGATTTCGACGATCTGTCGCGCCGGTTTGAGGAGCTGAAACGGAAGAAGTAA
- the LOC120949474 gene encoding ceramide phosphoethanolamine synthase-like, with protein sequence MSSQKYAYEIGQLLKNLNATTSNIPPENSSTTATMPADQQHTHPNPTTAHGVLGWSCENVSDWARKEGLSRCIIDWIAREDIDGRCLLAITEQDVHDLPQHCASPLRFGDIKRFWFATRLLQRQHLATTGPLGLAGLWTPDYSMNDIASSVGHHHPMHHQPHHHQQQQQHAGMGTPHHHPHPHQHHHASQHHHHHAATLLSSMGTSYGSVGYSYSDLERISPPMSIDGCATCIQPEFFKTMISLGYAFLVTWITAFVMVVVHERVPDMKKYPPLPDIFLDNVPHIPWAFHMCEVTGTILFCIWICVLVVHKHRMVLLRRFFALAGTVFLLRCVTMLITSLSVPGTHLECTPHDHKFDDSNVRITEMIYLRISRAYTIWSGLGMSIQGVRTCGDYMFSGHTVALTLLNFFITEYTPRNLYFLHTLTWLLNMFGIFFILAAHEHYSIDVFVAFYITSRLFLYYHTLANNQALMSHDSNRTRIWFPMFSYFESSVDGIIPNEYDTVYGVVYKIFACVLYVKDVCMLTARRFWITNIDGPAGVLRTKVVLLQHLHLQQKQQGHAQPPASSSAGDEPDLAGNGGKDGGTVEPKAPQLPNNLDSAAQPNNNTGSNRTPERKPVKCNNIIGADVDVASLKRKSFGNISATLPKSVNESLKLNNNNNNNNNINNYHLPSAAAVSNGNGTGSEASGPKDNTKKEL encoded by the exons ATGTcatcacaaaaatatgcatACGAGATTGGGCAACTGTTGAAGAATTTGAATGCGACCACTAGCAACATACCGCCAGAAAATAGCTCCACCACAGCAACCATGCCGGCGGACCAGCAGCACACTCACCCCAACCCCACCACCGCTCACGGCGTGCTCGGCTGGAGTTGCGAAAACGTAAGCGACTGGGCGCGGAAGGAGGGCCTGTCGCGGTGCATCATCGATTGGATCGCCCGGGAGGACATCGATGGGCGCTGTCTGCTCGCGATTACCGAACAGGATGTGCACGATCTACCGCAACACTGTGCCTCGCCGCTGCGCTTTGGCGACATTAAGCGCTTCTGGTTTGCCACGCGGCTCCTGCAGCGGCAACATTTGGCCACGACGGGCCCGCTAGGTTTGGCGGGGCTGTGGACGCCCGACTACAGTATGAACGATATCGCCTCCTCCGTCGGACACCATCATCCGATGCATCATCAGcctcaccaccatcagcagcagcagcaacatgctGGCATGGGGACgccccatcatcatccacatccacatcagcatcatcatgcgtcgcagcaccatcatcaccatgcCGCCACGCTGCTGTCCAGCATGGGCACCAGCTACGGTTCGGTCGGGTACAGCTACAGCGACCTGGAGCGCATCTCCCCGCCAATGTCCATCGACGGGTGCGCCACGTGCATTCAGCCggaatttttcaaaaccatGATAAGTTTAG GATACGCCTTTCTCGTTACCTGGATCACCGCGttcgtgatggtggtggtgcacgaGCGGGTGCCGGACATGAAGAAATATCCACCCCTGCCGGACATCTTCCTGGACAATGTGCCGCACATACCGTGGGCCTTCCACATGTGCGAGGTAACCGGCACGATACTGTTCTGCATCTGGATATGCGTACTGGTAGTGCACAAGCACCG GATGGTGCTGTTGCGCCGGTTCTTCGCCCTGGCTGGTACCGTGTTTCTGCTGCGCTGCGTAACGATGCTGATTACGTCCTTGAGCGTACCGGGAACCCATCTGGAATGTACGCCGCACGATCACAAGTTCGACGACAGCAA CGTGCGCATAACGGAAATGATCTATCTGCGAATCAGCCGTGCTTACACCATCTGGAGCGGGCTCGGCATGTCCATACAGGGCGTCCGCACATGCGGCGACTACATGTTTAGCGGCCACACCGTCGCCCTCACGCTGCTAAACTTCTTCATTACCGAAT ATACGCCCCGGAACCTGTACTTCCTGCACACGCTCACCTGGCTGCTGAACATGTTTGGCATCTTCTTCATACTGGCCGCCCACGAACATTACTCAATCGACGTGTTCGTGGCGTTCTACATAACCTCGCGACTATTTCTGTACTATCACACGCTAGCTAACAATCAG GCCCTCATGTCGCACGATTCCAACCGTACACGCATATGGTTTCCCATGTTCAGCTACTTCGAAAGCTCGGTCGACGGTATCATCCCGAACGAGTACGACACGGTGTACGGCGTGGTGTACAAGATCTTTGCCTGCGTGCTGTACGTGAAGGACGTGTGCATGCTCACCGCCCGCCGGTTCTGGATCACCAACATCGACGGGCCGGCCGGCGTACTGCGGACGAAGGTGGTACTGCTGCAGCACCTGCAcctgcagcagaagcagcaaggCCATGCGCAACCGCCAGCATCGTCCAGTGCCGGCGATGAGCCGGACCTAGCTGGCAATGGGGGCAAAGACGGCGGAACGGTGGAACCGAAAGCACCACAGCTACCGAACAATCTCGACAGTGCGGcacaaccaaacaacaacaccggcAGCAACCGTACGCCGGAACGAAAGCCCGTCAAGTGTAACAACATCATCGGCGCGGACGTGGACGTGGCCAGCTTGAAGCGCAAATCGTTCGGCAACATTAGCGCGACGCTGCCGAAAAGTGTGAACGAATCTTTGAAGCtgaacaacaataataacaataataacaacattAACAACTACCATCTGCCTTCGGCCGCCGCGGTAAGCAATGGCAATGGGACTGGGAGTGAGGCGAGTGGACCAAAGGACAACACCAAGAAGGAGCTGTAG